In Pseudomonas sp. MYb327, one DNA window encodes the following:
- a CDS encoding Lrp/AsnC family transcriptional regulator yields MAKHDAASESLDKFDRAILDLVQRDNTMPLRLLAEQVNLSTAAVQRRIKRMEERGVITGNVAIVDPTVVGRPITIIVEVMTERTSIEALEAMKAHFAVPEVQQCYYVTGEVDFVLVITVASMQEYQALSRRLFAENPNVTWFKTIVVLDRVKVGLEVPCVPG; encoded by the coding sequence ATGGCAAAGCACGACGCAGCATCTGAATCGCTGGACAAATTCGACCGTGCCATCCTCGACCTGGTCCAGCGCGACAACACCATGCCGCTGCGGCTCTTGGCCGAGCAGGTCAATCTCTCCACGGCCGCCGTTCAACGGCGCATCAAGCGAATGGAAGAGCGGGGCGTCATTACGGGCAACGTGGCCATCGTCGACCCCACTGTCGTGGGACGGCCGATCACGATCATTGTGGAAGTGATGACCGAGCGCACCAGCATCGAAGCACTGGAGGCGATGAAGGCACACTTCGCGGTGCCTGAAGTCCAGCAGTGCTACTACGTCACCGGCGAAGTGGATTTCGTCCTGGTGATAACCGTTGCCAGCATGCAGGAATATCAGGCCTTGTCGCGGCGATTGTTTGCCGAAAATCCCAACGTCACCTGGTTCAAGACCATCGTCGTGCTGGATCGGGTGAAAGTCGGGCTAGAAGTACCGTGCGTGCCTGGATAG
- a CDS encoding transporter, with translation MAQAEDSAELAKKALNPVAAMYSLPVQYNWDQKMGPTGEGMHSVTNIQPVLPFTLNDDWNLISRTILPVIDQHGLAPNGAADKSGVGDITQSFFFSPKKPTESGWILGVGPAILIPTGSDELLGSEQWGLGPTAVALKQANGWTHGILANHIWGLDGSPPDDKEKINQTFLQPFLSYTTSTLTTYGVNTESTYNWQSREWAVPVNLTVTQLLKIGGQPLTVQAGPRYWLDSPEDGAQGWGFRFAVTLLFPR, from the coding sequence ATGGCCCAGGCTGAGGATTCGGCAGAGCTGGCAAAAAAAGCCCTCAATCCGGTGGCTGCCATGTACAGCCTGCCGGTGCAGTACAACTGGGACCAGAAAATGGGCCCGACCGGCGAGGGCATGCACAGCGTGACCAATATTCAGCCGGTGCTGCCCTTTACCCTCAACGATGACTGGAATCTGATTTCGCGCACCATCCTGCCGGTCATTGATCAACACGGTCTGGCACCCAATGGGGCGGCGGACAAATCCGGGGTCGGCGACATTACCCAGAGCTTTTTCTTTTCGCCGAAAAAGCCTACGGAAAGTGGCTGGATACTTGGTGTCGGCCCGGCCATATTGATCCCCACCGGCAGTGATGAATTGCTCGGAAGCGAGCAGTGGGGGCTCGGCCCGACCGCTGTTGCGCTAAAGCAGGCAAATGGCTGGACTCACGGAATACTCGCCAACCATATCTGGGGGCTGGACGGCAGCCCGCCGGACGACAAGGAAAAAATTAACCAGACCTTCCTGCAACCCTTTCTTTCCTACACCACCAGCACGCTCACTACGTACGGGGTGAACACCGAATCCACCTACAACTGGCAGTCACGAGAATGGGCTGTGCCAGTCAACCTGACGGTCACTCAACTGTTGAAAATCGGTGGTCAGCCATTAACGGTGCAAGCCGGGCCACGTTACTGGCTCGACAGCCCGGAAGATGGCGCACAGGGGTGGGGATTTCGTTTTGCCGTGACGTTGTTGTTCCCTCGCTGA
- a CDS encoding AraC family transcriptional regulator yields the protein MLLMSYRNRPLPPLQPESVRRIAVGPWAIELLPGAAYATRYVATQSAIGFAFDSQRGLHAIGSDRVQPFDAVPNGLAFVPAGCDVLSESPKGGEYLRVIRTDGLRLAGDRAFNNRIDPRAIALALRMRAALLQASVENDWEAWALALAERATDSEASPVQGSITGSRMRLLDEFIDNGLDGPLGIQALAGLLGLSEGYFIRAFKNATGKSPHSYLIDRRLAKARALMRDSSASLAHIALICGFNSQAHMATTFRQRLGVSPAQLRGTSENFTP from the coding sequence ATGCTGCTCATGAGTTATCGAAACCGTCCCCTGCCACCGCTCCAGCCTGAATCGGTACGTCGTATCGCAGTCGGGCCCTGGGCGATTGAGTTGCTACCCGGCGCCGCGTACGCGACCCGCTATGTGGCGACCCAGTCGGCGATTGGCTTTGCCTTCGACAGCCAGCGAGGTCTGCACGCCATCGGCAGCGACCGGGTGCAGCCCTTCGACGCCGTGCCCAACGGACTGGCGTTTGTCCCCGCCGGTTGCGACGTGTTGTCCGAGTCGCCCAAGGGCGGTGAATACCTGCGGGTGATACGCACTGATGGCCTGAGATTGGCGGGTGATCGTGCATTCAATAATCGTATTGATCCGCGGGCCATTGCCCTCGCCCTGCGAATGCGCGCTGCGCTGTTACAGGCTTCGGTGGAAAACGATTGGGAGGCCTGGGCACTCGCCTTGGCTGAACGGGCGACGGACAGCGAAGCGTCGCCCGTCCAAGGCTCCATCACCGGTAGCCGGATGCGTCTGCTCGATGAGTTCATCGATAATGGCCTCGATGGCCCGCTGGGCATACAGGCCCTGGCCGGGTTACTTGGATTGTCAGAAGGGTATTTCATTCGGGCATTCAAGAACGCCACGGGCAAAAGCCCTCACAGTTACCTGATCGACCGTCGCCTTGCCAAGGCCCGCGCACTGATGCGCGATTCATCCGCCAGCCTTGCGCACATCGCCCTCATCTGCGGGTTTAACTCCCAGGCACACATGGCGACCACCTTCAGACAGCGTCTTGGTGTGAGTCCGGCGCAGTTGCGGGGGACATCGGAGAACTTCACCCCCTAG
- a CDS encoding ABC transporter ATP-binding protein produces MLRAFERRLDPFPPDEVPPPPNGLARFLWACTRGARGYILALALLSAGVSIYEAWLFSFLGQVVDLLSTWQAGGEAAAQESRVLWGMGIVMVTSVGLVALRTMVQHQILAINLPLRLRWDFHRLMLRQSLSFFSDEFSGRVTTKVMQTALAVRDVLFTLIEIVPGIGVYFIAIIALAGGFALKLMLPFMAWAVLFGLAMWYFVPRLGKVGQEQANARSMMTGRISDAYTNITTVKLFSHSNREAHFARAAMEDFKQTGFRQMRLVSQFEIVNQALVVGLIMGAGGYALWLWHQGQVGAGAVAAITAMALRINGMSNWIMWQMTSLFESIGTVQDGMATLTRGPKVQDAPDAGVLLTSGGAVTFDNVSFNYGGERQVLDGLSLNIRPGEKIGLVGRSGAGKSTLINLLLRFYDVDSGVIRIDGQNIAHVTQDSLRGAIGMVTQDTSLLHRSIRDNIAYGRPDATDAQIRSAAASAQADEFISQLSDRQGHTGYDTLVGERGIKLSGGQRQRVAIARVMLKNAPILLLDEATSALDSEVEVAIQESLDEMMQGKTVIAIAHRLSTIAAMDRLIVMDHGRIIEQGTHAELLGKNGVYARLWQHQSGGFLGEDQEMVEAMDQV; encoded by the coding sequence ATGCTTCGTGCATTTGAACGAAGGCTCGACCCCTTTCCTCCTGACGAGGTACCGCCGCCACCCAACGGCCTGGCGCGTTTTCTCTGGGCCTGCACGCGTGGCGCCCGCGGTTACATCCTTGCGCTTGCGCTGCTCAGTGCCGGTGTGTCGATTTACGAAGCCTGGCTGTTTTCCTTCCTCGGGCAGGTCGTGGACCTGCTCTCAACCTGGCAGGCAGGCGGCGAGGCCGCGGCGCAGGAAAGTCGCGTGTTGTGGGGCATGGGCATCGTCATGGTGACCAGTGTCGGGCTGGTGGCGTTGCGCACCATGGTGCAACACCAGATTTTGGCGATTAACTTGCCGTTGCGGCTGCGCTGGGACTTCCATCGATTGATGCTGCGCCAAAGCCTTTCGTTTTTTTCCGATGAGTTTTCCGGCCGGGTCACGACCAAGGTGATGCAGACGGCGCTGGCGGTGCGCGACGTGCTGTTCACGCTGATCGAGATCGTGCCCGGTATCGGCGTGTATTTCATTGCGATCATCGCGCTGGCCGGCGGCTTCGCCCTGAAACTGATGCTGCCTTTCATGGCCTGGGCCGTGTTGTTCGGCCTGGCCATGTGGTACTTCGTGCCCCGCCTGGGAAAAGTCGGGCAGGAACAGGCCAATGCGCGGTCGATGATGACCGGGCGTATCTCGGACGCCTACACCAACATCACGACGGTGAAGCTGTTCTCCCATTCCAATCGTGAAGCGCACTTCGCCCGTGCAGCGATGGAAGACTTCAAGCAAACCGGTTTTCGCCAGATGCGCCTGGTCAGCCAGTTCGAGATCGTCAACCAGGCATTGGTGGTGGGGTTGATCATGGGGGCAGGTGGCTATGCCTTGTGGCTGTGGCACCAGGGTCAGGTCGGCGCCGGTGCGGTGGCGGCCATCACCGCCATGGCGTTGCGTATCAATGGCATGTCGAACTGGATCATGTGGCAAATGACCTCGCTGTTCGAGAGCATCGGCACCGTGCAGGATGGCATGGCAACCCTTACCCGCGGCCCGAAAGTGCAGGATGCGCCGGACGCTGGCGTCCTGCTGACCTCCGGTGGCGCGGTCACTTTCGATAACGTGAGCTTCAACTACGGCGGCGAACGCCAGGTGCTCGATGGCCTGAGCCTGAACATTCGCCCAGGCGAAAAAATCGGCCTGGTAGGCCGCTCCGGTGCGGGCAAGTCCACGCTCATCAACTTGTTGCTGCGCTTCTATGATGTCGACAGCGGAGTGATTCGTATCGACGGCCAAAACATCGCACACGTGACGCAAGACAGCCTGCGCGGTGCCATCGGCATGGTCACGCAGGATACCTCGCTGCTGCACCGTTCCATTCGCGACAACATCGCCTACGGCCGACCCGATGCGACCGATGCACAAATCCGCAGCGCCGCGGCTAGTGCCCAGGCCGATGAGTTCATCAGCCAACTGAGCGACCGCCAAGGTCACACCGGCTACGACACCTTAGTCGGCGAGCGCGGCATCAAACTGTCGGGCGGTCAGCGCCAACGCGTCGCGATTGCCCGGGTGATGCTCAAGAACGCCCCGATCTTGCTGCTCGACGAGGCCACCAGCGCGCTGGATTCGGAAGTCGAAGTAGCCATCCAGGAAAGCCTCGATGAAATGATGCAGGGCAAGACCGTGATCGCGATCGCCCATCGGCTGTCAACGATTGCGGCGATGGACCGGCTCATCGTGATGGACCACGGACGCATCATCGAGCAGGGCACTCACGCCGAATTACTTGGCAAGAACGGTGTTTATGCACGGCTTTGGCAGCATCAGAGTGGCGGTTTCCTGGGAGAGGATCAGGAAATGGTCGAGGCCATGGATCAGGTGTGA
- the phaC gene encoding class II poly(R)-hydroxyalkanoic acid synthase — protein MNKKNKDLSQQAAVHTLNLNPVFSPRRRDLLGTARMVLQQVLKQPVHSARHMAAFGVELKNVLFDRSQLKPAAGDKRFDEHTWQRNPLYRRYMQTYLAWCREMNDWISTSNLSEQDAHRGQFVIGLLTEAMAPTNTLANPAALKRFFETGGKSVLDGFSQLTKDLIENGGMPSQVDKTAFEVGHNLGITEGAVVFRNEVLELIQYKPRTEQVQARPLLVVPPQINKFYLFDLTPEKSLIRFLLNSGIQTFAISWRNPGKAQREWGMSSYIDALKEAVDAVLAITRSADLNTFGACSGGCTLSSLLGHYAALDEKKINAFTLAVSMLDIRPDTQVGLFADEKSLEAAKRRSYQNGVLKGRELAKVFAWMRPNDLIWNYWINNYLLGNEPPAFDVLYWNNDTTNLPATLHGEFIDMYQTNPLARAGALEVCGTPIDLGQVTSDFYCVAGLTDHITPWDACYRSMHLFGGQGEFVVSNSGHVQSILNPPGNPKSRFMTGSNLPVEAQAWMASASEQAGSWWPHWMAWLQARSGEHKKAPAKLGSKAYAAGEAAPGTYVHLR, from the coding sequence ATGAACAAGAAAAATAAAGACCTCTCCCAACAAGCTGCCGTGCACACGTTAAACCTGAATCCGGTGTTCAGTCCCCGCAGGCGCGACCTGTTAGGCACTGCTCGCATGGTCCTGCAACAAGTGTTAAAGCAACCCGTGCATAGCGCGCGGCATATGGCTGCATTCGGCGTTGAGCTGAAAAACGTTCTGTTCGACCGCTCGCAGCTCAAACCAGCGGCGGGAGACAAGCGTTTCGACGAACACACCTGGCAGCGCAACCCGCTTTACCGTCGCTACATGCAGACTTACCTGGCCTGGTGCCGGGAGATGAACGACTGGATCAGCACCAGCAACCTCAGCGAACAAGACGCTCATCGTGGTCAGTTCGTCATAGGCCTGCTGACCGAGGCGATGGCTCCGACCAACACCTTGGCCAACCCGGCAGCGCTAAAGCGCTTCTTTGAAACCGGTGGCAAGAGCGTGCTGGATGGTTTCTCGCAGCTGACCAAGGACCTGATCGAAAACGGTGGCATGCCGAGCCAAGTGGACAAGACGGCTTTCGAAGTCGGCCACAACCTGGGCATCACCGAAGGTGCAGTGGTGTTCCGCAATGAAGTGCTGGAGTTAATCCAGTACAAGCCCCGCACCGAACAGGTACAGGCGCGTCCATTGTTGGTGGTGCCGCCACAGATCAACAAGTTCTACCTGTTTGACCTGACGCCGGAGAAAAGCCTGATCCGTTTTCTCCTCAACAGTGGTATCCAGACCTTCGCGATCAGTTGGCGCAATCCGGGCAAGGCGCAGCGTGAATGGGGTATGTCCAGCTACATAGATGCGCTGAAGGAAGCGGTCGACGCGGTGCTTGCGATAACCCGCAGTGCTGACCTGAACACTTTCGGAGCCTGCTCCGGTGGCTGCACCCTGTCCTCGCTGTTGGGTCACTACGCCGCTCTGGACGAGAAAAAGATCAATGCCTTTACCTTGGCGGTCAGTATGTTGGACATACGCCCCGACACCCAGGTCGGGCTGTTCGCCGATGAGAAGTCCCTGGAGGCGGCCAAGCGGCGCTCCTATCAGAATGGCGTGTTGAAGGGTCGCGAGCTGGCCAAAGTCTTCGCCTGGATGCGCCCCAATGACTTGATCTGGAATTACTGGATCAACAACTACCTGCTTGGCAACGAGCCACCGGCATTCGATGTCCTTTATTGGAACAACGATACAACCAACCTGCCCGCCACGCTGCACGGCGAATTCATCGACATGTACCAAACCAACCCGCTTGCCCGCGCCGGCGCCCTGGAAGTCTGCGGCACGCCGATAGACCTCGGTCAGGTCACCAGTGACTTTTACTGCGTTGCTGGCCTCACCGACCACATCACCCCGTGGGACGCCTGCTATCGCTCCATGCATTTGTTTGGCGGTCAGGGCGAGTTCGTGGTGTCCAACAGCGGGCATGTTCAGAGCATTCTCAACCCACCGGGCAACCCCAAGTCGCGCTTCATGACCGGCAGCAACCTCCCGGTCGAGGCTCAGGCGTGGATGGCGTCTGCCAGTGAACAGGCCGGTTCCTGGTGGCCGCACTGGATGGCCTGGTTGCAAGCACGTTCGGGCGAGCACAAAAAGGCTCCCGCCAAGCTGGGCAGCAAGGCTTATGCCGCTGGTGAGGCTGCGCCGGGTACCTACGTGCACTTGCGCTGA
- the aspT gene encoding aspartate-alanine antiporter — protein sequence MLEFLLHALRTDPEIAVFLAIALGVFIGRIRIGSFHLGSVAGALLMGLLIGQIGLEVPTGLKSVFFVMFIYAVGFKSGPEFFGSLNRGTLKLVVLSVVLCATALGAILLMNAIFHFDAGFTAGLGAGALTDTAIMGTATSAINQLAIDDAAKAQLNSHMAIAYAITYLFGTIGLIVFVGSVAPKLLGVDLRAAARDLELELGIAKDEDAITVPYTRIVVRAHQVADHSAANGQRVADIEQRHESLTIERVVRDGVIIERDESLILKAGDIVGVYALRDAVGPLSQWVGPEIDHPESLSFPTREVDIVLTSPEFAGKTIHQAKSRLENTRRLGCFINTITRQGYALPLLPNTVLRRGDVLTLTGRTASVEALAKRLGRIRESNYKSDIAVHTLGMVLGSLLGLLSTHIGMIPVELGIGGGVLVAALVIGWYNSRHPEIGALPPAAQWAFSEFGLTAFGAVVGLLAGPAAFAAMKEQGLALLLSGAVVTILPPLVALYFGRYVLRLHPMILFGALAGAQTEAASMNKIIEQSGSNTPVIGFTVCYAISNVLLAVCGPIIIFVVAG from the coding sequence ATGCTTGAATTTCTGCTTCATGCCCTGCGTACGGATCCGGAAATTGCTGTATTCCTGGCCATTGCACTGGGCGTGTTCATTGGTCGTATTCGTATCGGCAGTTTTCACCTGGGGTCGGTGGCGGGCGCTCTCTTGATGGGGCTGTTGATTGGCCAGATCGGCCTGGAAGTGCCGACGGGTTTGAAGTCAGTGTTTTTCGTGATGTTCATTTACGCGGTCGGTTTCAAGAGCGGGCCAGAGTTCTTCGGCAGCCTCAACCGAGGTACGTTAAAGCTGGTGGTGCTCAGCGTGGTGCTGTGCGCAACCGCGCTGGGCGCGATTTTGTTGATGAACGCGATATTCCACTTCGATGCCGGTTTCACTGCCGGGCTCGGTGCCGGAGCACTGACGGATACGGCGATCATGGGCACGGCCACAAGCGCCATTAATCAGCTTGCGATTGATGACGCGGCCAAAGCTCAACTCAACAGCCACATGGCAATTGCCTATGCGATCACTTACCTGTTTGGCACTATCGGACTGATTGTCTTCGTCGGTAGCGTTGCGCCAAAGTTGCTGGGCGTCGACCTCAGGGCAGCGGCCCGTGACCTGGAACTGGAACTGGGAATCGCCAAGGACGAAGACGCAATCACCGTACCGTACACGCGCATTGTGGTGCGAGCGCATCAGGTCGCCGACCACAGTGCCGCGAATGGGCAGCGCGTTGCCGACATCGAACAAAGGCACGAGTCGCTGACCATCGAACGGGTGGTGCGCGATGGTGTGATTATCGAGCGAGATGAAAGTTTGATCCTCAAAGCCGGCGACATTGTCGGGGTCTACGCCTTGCGGGATGCCGTTGGCCCGCTGTCGCAATGGGTGGGGCCGGAGATCGACCATCCCGAATCGCTGTCGTTTCCGACTCGCGAGGTCGATATTGTCCTGACCTCGCCGGAGTTTGCCGGCAAGACCATTCACCAGGCCAAATCCCGGCTGGAAAATACTCGGCGCCTGGGCTGCTTCATCAACACCATTACCCGGCAGGGCTACGCATTGCCGTTGCTGCCCAACACCGTGTTGCGTCGGGGGGACGTGCTGACCCTGACCGGCCGCACCGCCAGCGTCGAGGCACTGGCCAAGCGCTTGGGGCGGATTCGTGAAAGCAACTACAAAAGCGATATTGCCGTGCACACGCTGGGGATGGTCCTGGGTTCATTGCTGGGTTTGCTGTCCACGCATATCGGGATGATCCCGGTGGAACTCGGCATCGGTGGCGGTGTGCTGGTCGCCGCGCTGGTGATTGGCTGGTACAACTCACGACACCCGGAAATCGGCGCACTGCCACCCGCCGCGCAATGGGCGTTTTCCGAATTCGGCCTGACCGCGTTCGGGGCGGTGGTTGGCCTACTGGCGGGGCCTGCCGCCTTCGCGGCCATGAAGGAGCAGGGCTTGGCGCTGCTGTTATCCGGCGCAGTGGTCACCATTTTGCCGCCACTGGTGGCCCTGTATTTCGGTCGCTACGTGCTGCGCCTGCACCCGATGATCCTGTTCGGTGCCCTGGCCGGGGCACAGACCGAAGCGGCGTCGATGAACAAAATCATCGAACAGTCCGGCAGCAATACGCCGGTGATCGGTTTTACCGTGTGTTATGCGATTTCCAATGTGCTGTTGGCCGTTTGCGGGCCGATTATCATTTTCGTGGTGGCGGGGTAG
- a CDS encoding transporter, with product MLALFHLSPVLLVTAMLVVLRRPPVHAAIAGTLLVVVLWLAGAADAWRPESMVAAAQDTAVLFASTAFVIVPGLVFVIFIERMGVNLALSQWVRSLGLGRGDQVVFIVLGLAPLLEAMTGFGVSLIATVPLLLSLFERRVALRIALTGMAIMPWGTLGLASVIGASLAHVNAPALASTSALTSAPVFFGLSAMALYLAGVRESREWRALGVFWLLFVGVLYSASRWWGPEVAGVAAGLLTSAAVLSVGLWRLRRSDTERSSVHWPRQAWPYLMLIVFIVALKMLWTITAWQDAWVVQGNQVTWKPLASPGVALILVLIGLGLYTRSTQRTGPGVSLPVALIARAKRPLLTILFFLAMSQMMVKAGFLAGLMQLLEGLSPTAATSLVALLGALSGYMTGSNVGGNAIFMPAIAMLPDSSRLLLAAVQNSSAGHAALGSLSIVMLILGLAKTQAREEAELVRFGFALVCLNTALVALGAALLILAY from the coding sequence ATGCTCGCACTGTTTCATCTTTCCCCTGTCCTGCTGGTGACGGCGATGCTCGTCGTGTTGCGCCGGCCGCCCGTTCACGCCGCGATTGCCGGCACCCTGCTTGTCGTCGTGCTATGGCTTGCCGGGGCTGCGGACGCGTGGCGCCCGGAGAGCATGGTGGCCGCCGCCCAAGACACGGCCGTGCTGTTTGCAAGTACAGCGTTTGTGATAGTACCGGGTCTGGTTTTCGTGATTTTCATCGAGCGCATGGGCGTCAATTTGGCGCTCAGTCAATGGGTGCGCTCACTGGGTCTGGGGCGCGGCGATCAAGTCGTATTCATCGTCCTCGGACTGGCGCCGTTGCTGGAGGCCATGACCGGCTTCGGCGTGTCTTTGATCGCCACGGTGCCGCTGCTGCTCAGTCTCTTCGAGCGCCGGGTCGCATTGCGAATCGCCCTGACCGGCATGGCGATCATGCCGTGGGGAACGCTGGGCCTGGCATCAGTCATCGGCGCCTCCCTGGCTCATGTGAATGCCCCCGCGCTGGCTTCGACCTCGGCACTCACCAGTGCACCGGTTTTCTTCGGGCTCAGTGCGATGGCACTGTATCTGGCCGGCGTTCGCGAATCGCGGGAATGGCGAGCGCTGGGCGTTTTCTGGCTGCTGTTCGTGGGCGTGCTTTACAGCGCCAGCCGGTGGTGGGGACCGGAAGTGGCCGGCGTGGCCGCAGGCCTGCTGACGTCAGCTGCGGTACTCTCAGTCGGGTTGTGGCGCCTGCGCCGCAGCGATACCGAGCGCAGTTCAGTGCATTGGCCACGTCAGGCATGGCCGTACTTGATGCTGATTGTCTTCATCGTCGCGTTGAAAATGCTCTGGACGATCACCGCTTGGCAGGATGCCTGGGTCGTACAAGGCAACCAGGTCACCTGGAAGCCACTGGCCTCGCCCGGTGTGGCTCTGATTCTGGTGCTGATCGGACTGGGGCTTTACACCCGCAGCACACAACGCACAGGGCCTGGCGTCAGCTTGCCTGTTGCATTGATTGCACGGGCGAAGCGGCCGTTGTTGACCATTCTCTTCTTTCTCGCGATGTCGCAAATGATGGTCAAGGCCGGGTTCCTGGCGGGGTTGATGCAATTGCTGGAAGGCCTCTCGCCCACTGCCGCGACCTCGCTGGTTGCCCTGCTTGGCGCGCTGTCGGGCTACATGACCGGGTCGAACGTGGGCGGCAACGCGATCTTCATGCCCGCCATCGCGATGCTGCCCGACTCTTCTCGGCTGCTGCTGGCAGCGGTACAAAACAGCTCGGCAGGCCATGCCGCACTGGGCTCTCTGTCGATCGTCATGCTGATTCTGGGGCTGGCGAAGACCCAGGCCCGGGAAGAGGCCGAACTGGTACGGTTTGGCTTTGCGCTGGTCTGTCTCAATACGGCGTTAGTCGCGCTGGGTGCCGCGTTACTCATCCTTGCGTACTAA
- a CDS encoding DNA/RNA non-specific endonuclease yields MYLRKIAVGLSALVLLSTGAQARSLLDLLKPPAVHQEQVSRSGSISQNAALELYSNKQKQASFDGCADLFPAAKPINVAAVPATMNPLALCSDHFAVLYSQTSKTPLVVVERLNAAQLQDAKGEERTNQFYPDPRIPKSGRAELSDYRSQHPAVDRGHQSPAADAPNPNAMAQSFALSNMVPQDPTNNRKIWSKVEADVRKFAKRADGNVFVFTGPLFDPGHSTIGDNKVWVPTRLFKLVYDASSKRAWAYVLPNAETRIERPMDYDAFVKATGLKLLGNLPVTGSVGRT; encoded by the coding sequence ATGTACCTACGCAAAATTGCAGTTGGGCTGTCGGCCCTTGTTTTGCTCTCCACCGGGGCACAGGCCCGCAGCCTGCTGGACCTGCTCAAGCCGCCCGCCGTGCATCAGGAACAAGTTTCGCGCTCGGGCTCGATCAGCCAGAACGCGGCGCTGGAACTTTATTCGAACAAACAGAAACAAGCCTCGTTCGACGGTTGTGCCGATCTGTTTCCCGCGGCCAAACCCATCAACGTGGCCGCCGTGCCTGCAACCATGAACCCCTTGGCCCTGTGTTCCGACCACTTCGCGGTGCTGTACTCGCAAACCAGCAAGACGCCGCTGGTGGTGGTCGAGCGATTGAATGCCGCCCAGCTTCAGGATGCCAAAGGGGAGGAGCGCACCAACCAGTTCTACCCGGACCCGCGCATTCCAAAAAGCGGGCGGGCTGAGTTGAGCGACTACCGTAGCCAACATCCCGCGGTGGACCGAGGTCATCAATCCCCGGCCGCCGATGCGCCGAATCCCAATGCGATGGCCCAATCCTTTGCGCTGTCGAACATGGTGCCGCAAGACCCGACCAACAATCGCAAGATCTGGAGCAAGGTCGAGGCGGATGTCAGGAAGTTTGCCAAGCGTGCCGATGGCAATGTCTTTGTCTTTACTGGTCCACTCTTCGACCCTGGACACAGCACCATCGGTGACAACAAGGTCTGGGTGCCGACGCGTCTGTTCAAGCTGGTGTACGACGCTTCTTCCAAACGGGCCTGGGCTTACGTTCTGCCCAACGCAGAAACCCGTATCGAGAGGCCGATGGACTATGACGCCTTTGTGAAAGCGACGGGGCTCAAGCTACTCGGTAATCTGCCGGTCACAGGTTCCGTGGGTCGTACCTGA